One window from the genome of Pieris napi chromosome 3, ilPieNapi1.2, whole genome shotgun sequence encodes:
- the LOC125063714 gene encoding probable small nuclear ribonucleoprotein Sm D2, which yields MATTTKPRSEMTLEELSKIEEEEFSTGPLSVLTQSVKNNTQVLINCRNNKKLLGRVKAFDRHCNMVLENVKEMWTEVPRTGKGKKGKAVNKDRFISKMFLRGDSVILVLRNPLATAAGK from the exons AT GGCAACAACGACGAAACCTCGTTCTGAAATGACCCTGGAAGAATTATCAAAgatagaagaagaagaattcAGTACAGGACCTTTGTCTGTTCTTACACAATCCGTTAAAAACAACACTCAAGTACTTATTAATTGTCGTAACAACAAGAAATTGTTAGGGCGCGTCAAAGCGTTTGACCGGCATTGCAATATGGTCCTTGAAAACGTTAAGGAAATGTGGACCGAAGTCCCCAGGACAGGCAAAGGCAAGAAG GGTAAAGCAGTAAATAAGGATAGATTCATCTCTAAAATGTTTCTACGTGGAGATTCTGTGATTCTAGTTTTGAGAAATCCACTTGCTACAGCTGCGGGAAAGTAA
- the LOC125063712 gene encoding disintegrin and metalloproteinase domain-containing protein 12, with product MYRCYSVFVHCLLVSLILLALTKDCVESLELRKPAAEFRRHTLVRPLLHHARTKRQITSTKDTAGIHHPELTLTITKGEEDYVLDLRLNDQVVAGDHVVSYQKDGKTVLHKPSREELNICQYRGTVRGREGSTVAISTCHGFSGIIFDGKKLMYIEPAEDNNLDSQHYIYDQSDLKSNFKCGYEGGVTSNKSYDPDLMEKYTSEQNIKKIRASRYKRETFEDTQVRGPFNANKLSRYVELVLVADNREFKVNGESLELLHHRFKDVANIINSVYAPLNIFIALVGIVVWSERDEIKLEEDGDKTLTAFLHYRRDRLLRDIPNDNAHLLTQQKFKDGVVGKALKGPICTYNFSGGVATNHSNVIGLVATTIAHEMGHNFGMEHDTEADCKCPDEKCIMSPSSTSVTPTHWSSCSLRSLALSFERGMDYCLRNKPKSLYYSPTCGNGFLEPGEECDCGLIPLAACTSCCDHYTCTLRPNATCAVGECCNTETCRPKSAGTVCRSADKECDLPEFCTGTSEFCPKDVYKMDATPCSDNRAYCVRGSCRTHTDQCKLLWGSTGESSDQRCYYSMNVKGDKNGNCGYRREDTSTFFRCYPQNALCGLLQCKHLNERLEFGMESVSLLSATFINNNGSILPCRTAMIDLGLSDVDPGMVPDGAKCGDNMMCLNTKCVSVEDVIANVAKKKTADCPSNCSGHGVCNSEGHCHCELGFAPPLCALPGPGGSYDSGPATDSSLQRNFMVAMYVIFLGILPSILVILFLMYYSRHNVLHWWKKPRKTIPSPKKSSLQRRLSRSASKFASNFQNTTPNNAQAISVHTLSNPDDMSSSLLRSDSDHSPAGNVNPSVTFFGNFKGFSLTPLDKNSENDTSTATDPKKSAKITPVHRSGSNSQNIGQLKPVLRSAPPLPIVPTTTRTSPKTSPSIKRTNSSVQNRIKALMNSEKNDEVVISNPAPRPVISSPILEASTCTAKELISPLQGSKTLGPIRAAPTVPTMTPDLPKRPLSMYSAGNVPQKPLPEEPKKVKEGISLNRIASFLKHDKPKEKERNQVERSHSLPKNPNHLVKVPKAVEKVALRNLQISNPILQKGIELPKGSVPVVSDSDDADDSKAFVNRAQSMRAPASQKPTLQTFASMRQAPGVPRPLSGVGRPTAPPPPLPSSEKETSIYQSPKPTEIRSTDYVDCIEEKSAPLAHIDEESSDNIYAIIEESPEKHAKNFPAVSHPIKTAPQEPPVGYNTPKPITSNSGSTESMGLLGEIVNEIQNRNFDSIYSTSTLARKKEKEKKNAQNRDSTYMNTDYKTPESVYSNSGAKSTTSSGYLHPSAVNVPTRMQEDVIEKPPSPSLKVNSKIPTFSRQVTPPGLRSTSTFKTVPSSPKAISKNIPPKNTNSPDVVSSCVDTKNIKAPDVINNNKVEPPKVASKPSVTKTDNRPPLKPTPMEKKQTTKPVLKPVNSASNIKGVDKNPISRVNSKTDSVKTIADNLNKNRPKVVPKPSNLVQRTDSTVKSNSTKLMSKPSNVASLQQKFENRKSIGKEISTGKQ from the exons GAAAACCGGCGGCGGAATTTAGACGACACACTCTAGTCAGACCATTACTGCATCATGCGAGAACGAAACGGCAGATAACGTCTACTAAGGACACG GCGGGTATTCACCATCCCGAATTGACGTTAACCATAACTAAAGGAGAGGAAGACTATGTGCTGGACCTTCGGCTGAATGACCAAGTAGTCGCAGGTGATCACGTGGTCAGCTACCAGAAAGATGGGAAAACTGTACTACATAAACCTAGCAGAGAG gAACTGAACATATGTCAATATAGGGGTACGGTAAGAGGCCGAGAGGGGAGTACTGTAGCGATATCCACCTGCCATGGGTTTAGCGGAATCATATTCGACGGCAAAAAGTTAATGTACATCGAACCGGCTGAAG ATAACAATCTGGACTCCCAACACTACATTTACGACCAGTCGGACTTGAAGAGCAACTTCAAATGCGGCTACGAGGGCGGTGTGACCAGCAATAAAAGCTATGACCCGGATCTAATGGAGAAATATACTTCTGagcagaatattaaaaaaattcgagCATCACGG TACAAGCGAGAGACATTCGAAGACACCCAAGTCCGTGGACCATTCAATGCCAACAAGCTTTCACGATACGTGGAACTCGTGTTGGTGGCTGATAATCGTGAGTTTAAAGTCAACGGAGAAAGTCTGGAGCTGCTGCACCATAGGTTTAAAGACGTTgccaatattattaattcg GTATACGCTCcactaaatattttcatagcGCTAGTCGGTATAGTGGTCTGGAGTGAGAGAGATGAAATCAAGCTAGAGGAGGACGGCGATAAGACGTTGACTGCCTTTCTGCATTACCGACGGGATCGGCTTTTGAGGGATATACCGAATGACAACGCCCATTTGTTGAC GCAGCAAAAATTCAAGGATGGCGTAGTGGGGAAGGCGTTAAAGGGCCCGATCTGCACCTACAATTTCTCTGGGGGTGTGGCCACGAACCACTCCAACGTTATAGGCCTTGTAGCGACCACCATTGCCCACGAAATGGGGCATAACTTCGGCATGGAGCATGACACGGAGGCAGATTGCAAATGCCCAGATGAAAAGTGCATTATGAGCCCTTCCAGTACATCTGTGACTCCGACGCATTGGTCCTCTTGCAGCCTTAGATCGTTGGCTTTATCGTTTGAGAGGGGAATGGATTATTGTTTACG GAACAAGCCAAAAAGTCTCTACTACTCGCCAACATGCGGCAACGGCTTTCTCGAGCCGGGCGAAGAGTGCGACTGCGGTCTGATCCCTTTGGCCGCGTGTACGTCCTGCTGCGATCATTACACGTGCACGTTGCGACCTAACGCTACGTGCGCGGTTGGAGAGTGTTGTAATACGGag actTGTAGACCGAAGTCAGCTGGTACAGTATGTCGCAGTGCAGACAAAGAGTGTGACCTACCCGAATTCTGTACGGGCACTTCGGAGTTCTGCCCTAAAGACGTTTACAAGATGGATGCCACACCTTGTTCTGATAATCga gcGTACTGTGTTCGTGGCTCGTGTCGTACTCATACAGACCAATGCAAGTTGCTTTGGGGTTCCACTGGGGAGAGCTCAGACCAGCGATGCTACTACTCCATGAACGTTAAAGGGGATAA AAACGGAAATTGTGGATATCGGCGCGAAGACACATCAACATTCTTCAGATGTTACCCGCAGAACGCACTGTGCGGTCTACTGCAGTGCAAACATCTCAATGAGAGACTGGAGTTCGGCATGGAGTCTGTCTCATTGCTGTCTGCGACGTTCATCAATAATAACG gCTCAATTCTACCCTGTCGCACCGCCATGATTGATCTTGGCCTCAGCGATGTTGATCCCGGGATGGTCCCGGATGGAGCCAAATGTGGAGATAATATG ATGTGTCTGAACACCAAGTGCGTCTCAGTAGAGGATGTAATAGCGAATGTGGCAAAGAAGAAAACCGCAGACTGTCCGTCCAATTGCTCCGGGCATGGTGTATGCAATTCTGAAG gtCACTGCCATTGCGAGCTCGGCTTTGCCCCACCACTTTGCGCTTTGCCCGGTCCAGGCGGCTCCTACGATTCCGGACCTGCTACTGATTCCAGTc TGCAAAGAAACTTCATGGTGGCGATGTATGTCATCTTCCTCGGAATTCTGCCGAGTATACTGGTCATACTATTCCTTATGTACTACTCGCGACATAACGTGCTGCACTGGTGGAAGAAACCGAGGAAAAC gATTCCATCTCCAAAAAAATCCAGTCTGCAACGTCGCTTATCTAGAAGCGCCAGCAAATTCGCATCAAATTTCCAAAACACCACTCCTAACAACGCCCAAGCTATCAGCGTTCATACTCTTTCAAATCCAGATGATATGAGCTCATCCCTGTTACGCAGTGACTCCGATCACAGCCCCGCCGGAAACGTCAACCCCTCCGTTACCTTCTTTGGGAATTTTAAAGGCTTCTCCCTCACACCATTGGACAAAAACAGTGAGAATGACACATCGACCGCCACCGATCCGAAGAAGAGCGCAAAAATTACTCCCGTCCATAGAAGTGGTAGCAACAGTCAAAATATTGGCCAATTAAAACCAGTCTTACGATCAGCTCCACCGTTACCGATCGTGCCAACCACTACCAGAACAAGCCCCAAAACTAGTCCGTCGATAAAGAGAACTAATAGTTCGGTACAAAATCGCATTAAAGCGTTGATGAATTCTGAAAAGAATGACGAAGTTGTTATATCAAATCCTGCTCCGAGGCCTGTTATTTCCAGTCCCATACTTGAAGCGTCGACTTGCACCGCTAAAGAACTAATTTCCCCCCTTCAAGGGTCCAAAACATTAGGTCCAATACGTGCAGCTCCAACCGTCCCAACTATGACTCCAGATTTACCTAAAAGACCTCTAAGCATGTATTCTGCAGGAAATGTGCCGCAAAAACCATTACCAGAAGAACCCAAAAAGGTTAAAGAAGGCATATCTTTGAATAGAATTGCATCATTCCTGAAACACGATAAGCCGAAAGAAAAAGAACGAAATCAGGTGGAAAGGAGTCATTCGTTACCAAAAAATCCGAACCATCTAGTCAAAGTACCGAAAGCGGTAGAAAAGGTAGCTTTACGGAATTTGCAAATATCAAACCCGATTTTACAAAAGGGTATTGAATTGCCGAAGGGTTCAGTTCCTGTTGTATCCGACTCTGACGACGCTGATGACTCTAAAGCCTTTGTAAATCGAGCCCAAAGTATGCGAGCCCCGGCATCTCAGAAACCAACCCTACAGACATTTGCATCGATGAGGCAAGCACCGGGTGTACCGCGGCCCTTATCTGGAGTCGGTAGACCTACAGCTCCACCTCCACCTTTGCCTAGTTCGGAAAAAGAAACTTCAATATATCAAAGCCCTAAACCGACCGAAATTAGATCAACAGACTATGTTGACTGTATAGAAGAAAAGTCAGCTCCTTTAGCCCATATTGACGAAGAATCCAGCGACAATATTTACGCTATTATCGAAGAGAGCCCAGAAAAACACGCGAAAAACTTTCCTGCCGTTTCTCATCCGATAAAAACGGCTCCCCAGGAACCGCCCGTCGGTTACAATACACCGAAACCTATAACTTCTAATTCTGGAAGCACGGAAAGCATGGGCTTACTCGGAGAAATAGTCAACGAAATACAAAATCGTAACTTCGACTCCATCTACTCGACGTCAACCCTTGCGAGAAAAAAGGAGAAAGAGAAGAAAAATGCACAGAATAGAGATAGCACGTACATGAATACTGATTACAAGACGCCAGAGAGCGTCTATAGCAATTCTGGTGCCAAGTCAACAACGAGTAGTGGTTACTTACACCCGTCAGCCGTCAACGTACCCACTCGTATGCAAGAAGACGTCATAGAAAAACCACCCTCCCCCTCCTTGAAAGTTAATTCAAAAATACCTACTTTCTCCAGACAAGTCACCCCACCGGGCTTGAGATCAACTAGTACGTTTAAAACTGTACCATCCTCGCCAAAAGcgatttcaaaaaatattcccCCAAAAAATACCAACAGCCCTGACGTTGTATCAAGTTGTGTAGATACCAAAAATATTAAGGCCCCCGACGTGATCAACAATAACAAGGTTGAACCGCCAAAAGTCGCGTCTAAACCTAGTGTAACTAAAACTGATAATCGACCACCTTTAAAACCTACGCCAATGGAGAAAAAACAGACAACAAAACCTGTTTTAAAGCCAGTCAACTCTGCCTCTAATATAAAAGGCGTAGACAAAAATCCAATTAGTAGGGTCAATTCGAAAACAGACTCTGTTAAAACAATAGcggataatttaaataaaaatcgacCGAAAGTCGTACCGAAACCGAGTAATTTAGTTCAAAGAACAGATTCAACTGTAAAATCGAATTCAACGAAACTGATGTCGAAACCGTCTAATGTTGCCAGTTTACagcaaaaatttgaaaatagaaaGTCAATAGGCAAAGAAATTTCCACTGGAAAACAATAG